TTGACCTGTCCTGCGGCGGCGCGGCCTGCCTGATGACGGCGCAGAACGCCCCGCTCCTCGGGCAGTATGTCGATCTGCAATTTGACCGGTTGAGCACCGACGAGGGGATCGAGACGAAACTGCATCGCGAGAGCGGCGTCGTCGTCAACATGGGCCGACCGGAACGCGGCATCGTCCGCATCGGCATCCGCTTCATCCACCGGCCGGTGAGCGACCGCGGCCTCTTCGACCCGATTGACGCCCTCACCTCCCATCGCAAGAGCTGGGATACCAAGGGCTACGGCTCGCGCTGGACGACGGCGCGGAATTTCGACAAGTCCGGCGCAACAAACACGGCCGTGCTCACGAACTAGAACTTCAACACAGAGCCACAGAGTCTCAAAGGAACGGACGAGTTTTTCAGGATTCTTTTTTGCAATCCTGTTAATCTTGTAAATCCTGTCTAGTTTCCGTCGTCTCTGTGCCTCTGTGGTGATGGGTTTTTTGCTTCCCCCCGACATCTCACAGCTTCTATTCGCTCCGCTTTCGCGGCCGTATAATCGCCGCTATGACCACTACAACCTCACCCGCTCCCCCCGTCGCGCGGCGTTTCATCGCCGAACTCAAGGCCGGAGAACTCATCCAGGACCAGGTCTTTCTCATCTCCAAGAAAGACCTCCGCACCACTACCAACGGCTCGCTCTACATCCACCTCGTCCTCGCCGACCGCACCGGTCAGCTCCTTGGCCGCATCTGGAGCGCGACGCAGCAGCAATATGACATGATCCCCGACGGCGGGTTCCTTCGTGTCCGCGGCCGCACCGAGAGCTACAAGGGCGCCCTGCAATTCATCGTCGACGGGATGCGCCCCGCCGAAAAGGGCGCGTTCGACGTCGCCGATTTCATCCCCAGCACCGAAAAAGACGTCGGCGAGATGTGGGAGAAGGTGCTGGCGATCCTGCGAACCGTCAAACACCCCATGCTCCTCGCCCTGATTAAGGAGTTCGTAACGGACGCCGCGATCGTAGCGGGTTACAAGAAGGCCCCGGCGGCGATCGCGAACCATCACGCCTTCGTCGGCGGTCTCCTGGAGCACACGCTCAGTGTGCTGGAACTGGCGACGCGCGTCCTCGGGAGGACCGACGACTCCGATAGCCACTACCCCGAGGTCAGCCGCGATCTCGTCCTGACGGGCATCTTCCTCCACGACATCGGCAAGACCGCCGAACTGACCTACGACACGAACTTCACCTACACCACGTCGGGCCAACTCCTCGGTCACATCACGCAG
Above is a window of Phycisphaerae bacterium DNA encoding:
- a CDS encoding PilZ domain-containing protein; amino-acid sequence: MERRRDPRTPTFVPITLHYDGADDTTPAHLVDLSCGGAACLMTAQNAPLLGQYVDLQFDRLSTDEGIETKLHRESGVVVNMGRPERGIVRIGIRFIHRPVSDRGLFDPIDALTSHRKSWDTKGYGSRWTTARNFDKSGATNTAVLTN
- a CDS encoding HD domain-containing protein, whose translation is MTTTTSPAPPVARRFIAELKAGELIQDQVFLISKKDLRTTTNGSLYIHLVLADRTGQLLGRIWSATQQQYDMIPDGGFLRVRGRTESYKGALQFIVDGMRPAEKGAFDVADFIPSTEKDVGEMWEKVLAILRTVKHPMLLALIKEFVTDAAIVAGYKKAPAAIANHHAFVGGLLEHTLSVLELATRVLGRTDDSDSHYPEVSRDLVLTGIFLHDIGKTAELTYDTNFTYTTSGQLLGHITQAALWIDRKAAEVEAKTSQPFPEDIQNVLTHIVLSHHGQYEFGSPKLPSCLEAILVHYLDNIDARLNMALTAIKDPKSAGEDWTEYVRALETRVYKKDVMGNRAKGQ